A window from Citrobacter amalonaticus encodes these proteins:
- a CDS encoding ABC transporter permease — MKKQAFLPLDGTCSGLLAICFFAVAAFSLAMPGRFFTDNTFLSIAFQLPELGLLTFAMFVPMLSGGLNLAIIGTANLTSLFMAWLLIQYVPADASTGMQLWWLFLALLGAMAIAMAIGALTGTIISRVGAHPILVTLGSMTIISGIGVYLTKGAALSGMPPVVRSIGSEVIFGIPVPMVIFIVATLGLALFLGKTRTGKIIYMCGSNINATWFSGIRTHRVLMAIYAISSLLCVLAGLIMLARFNSARMGYGDSYLLLTVLAIVLGGTDPFGGSGKVSHVFCALLVLQVIATGLSLLGLSLHFNLAVWGITLIAALAFKFFKQKWQAQRAMNHSRKALQQLATREGR, encoded by the coding sequence ATGAAAAAGCAGGCATTTTTACCGCTTGATGGCACCTGCTCAGGGTTGCTGGCGATCTGTTTCTTCGCCGTGGCGGCGTTCAGTCTGGCGATGCCAGGGCGTTTTTTTACCGACAACACTTTTCTGAGTATCGCCTTTCAGCTACCGGAACTGGGGCTACTGACCTTCGCGATGTTTGTCCCGATGCTGAGCGGCGGTCTGAATCTGGCGATTATCGGTACCGCGAATTTGACCAGCCTGTTTATGGCCTGGCTGCTGATCCAGTATGTGCCGGCTGACGCGTCCACCGGTATGCAACTGTGGTGGCTGTTTCTGGCGCTGCTGGGTGCGATGGCGATCGCCATGGCGATCGGCGCGCTCACCGGGACCATTATTTCCCGCGTTGGCGCGCACCCGATTCTGGTGACGCTGGGCAGCATGACCATTATCAGCGGCATCGGCGTTTACCTGACTAAAGGCGCGGCGCTAAGCGGTATGCCACCGGTGGTGCGCAGTATCGGGTCGGAAGTGATCTTTGGCATTCCGGTGCCGATGGTGATTTTTATCGTCGCTACCCTGGGTCTGGCGTTGTTCCTCGGCAAAACCCGTACCGGGAAAATCATCTATATGTGCGGCAGCAACATCAATGCGACCTGGTTTAGCGGCATTCGCACCCACCGTGTGTTAATGGCGATTTATGCGATTTCCAGCCTGCTGTGTGTGCTGGCCGGGTTGATTATGCTGGCCCGTTTTAACTCCGCCCGTATGGGCTATGGCGATTCTTATCTGCTGCTGACGGTACTGGCGATTGTGCTGGGCGGCACCGATCCCTTCGGCGGCTCAGGCAAAGTCAGCCACGTCTTTTGCGCCTTGCTGGTGCTGCAGGTGATCGCCACCGGCCTGAGCCTGTTAGGCCTCAGCCTGCATTTCAATCTGGCGGTCTGGGGTATCACGCTGATAGCAGCGCTGGCGTTTAAATTCTTTAAGCAAAAATGGCAGGCACAGCGCGCCATGAATCACAGCCGAAAAGCGTTACAACAACTGGCCACTCGTGAGGGAAGATAA
- a CDS encoding ABC transporter permease translates to MANVLPLRFPRSVEGWLGWVIVLMLAFFSLMSNEFLSIQNLLDLTESYAVTGIFALGLFVVLVTGGIDISFAAVASVVQYVVASLLLSGTMTSPLLCLGFAIALGVIFGLINAILIYYLNVVSIIITISMQSLLFGLLMWLTNGHSIYDLPDWWITQRSLFSFGFEGETYQVGLPLVVMLAMACFTWMLMNKTHIGRQLYAVGGSTESARRIGIRVSLIYLFAYGYLGAAAAIGGMLQAYRMSEVVPNALVGGELDVLAAAVLGGASLSGGRGSVIGTLMGVFLIGILKNGLNLIGVSSYFVNIVIGVVIVSAICVTHYKKRKETDVGFV, encoded by the coding sequence ATGGCTAATGTATTGCCGCTCCGGTTTCCACGGTCGGTGGAAGGCTGGCTGGGCTGGGTCATCGTCCTGATGCTGGCTTTTTTTTCGCTGATGAGTAATGAGTTCCTGTCAATCCAGAACCTGCTCGATCTCACCGAAAGCTACGCGGTGACGGGGATATTCGCCCTCGGCTTGTTTGTGGTGCTGGTCACCGGGGGGATTGATATTTCCTTCGCCGCCGTGGCGTCGGTAGTTCAGTACGTGGTGGCGTCCCTGTTGCTCAGCGGCACCATGACCAGCCCGTTGCTGTGCCTGGGGTTTGCTATCGCGCTGGGTGTGATATTTGGCCTGATCAACGCGATCCTGATTTATTACCTCAATGTGGTTTCCATCATCATCACCATCAGTATGCAGTCGCTGTTGTTCGGCCTGCTGATGTGGCTGACCAACGGGCACAGCATCTATGACCTGCCGGACTGGTGGATCACCCAGCGATCGCTGTTTAGCTTTGGTTTTGAAGGAGAAACCTACCAGGTCGGGCTGCCGCTGGTGGTGATGTTGGCGATGGCCTGTTTCACCTGGATGCTGATGAACAAAACCCATATTGGCCGCCAGCTGTATGCGGTGGGCGGCAGTACCGAGTCGGCACGACGTATCGGTATCCGGGTATCGCTGATTTATCTGTTTGCCTACGGGTATCTTGGCGCCGCCGCCGCCATTGGCGGAATGCTACAGGCCTACCGCATGAGTGAAGTGGTGCCTAACGCGCTGGTGGGCGGCGAACTCGATGTATTGGCCGCCGCCGTGCTGGGCGGAGCCAGTTTGTCCGGCGGGCGCGGTTCGGTGATCGGCACGCTAATGGGGGTCTTTCTGATCGGCATCCTCAAAAACGGTCTTAACCTGATCGGCGTCTCCAGCTACTTCGTGAATATCGTCATCGGCGTGGTGATTGTCTCGGCTATCTGCGTCACCCATTACAAAAAACGTAAAGAAACGGACGTTGGATTCGTCTGA
- a CDS encoding sugar ABC transporter ATP-binding protein, whose amino-acid sequence MMPHIAERNAGEPLVTFKSLSKSFGGHRALKNIDLTLNKGEVHCLAGANGCGKSTLIKTLCGVYIPDAGSEIIIDDKSWSRLSPDKARELGIQVIYQDLSLFPNLTVAENIAFEENLKGYFGWHRKARLKALALKIIHELHFSLDPDAQVQHLPIAQRQQVAICRALVADARLVIMDEPTASLTRTEVNQLLRTVNYLRDKNITVVFVSHRLDEVKEISDRITVIRDGEIIGTWAANLLTPSRITELMTGRTIVHQKKLPNSVEGKVVLELNKLSRKGQFEDISLKLHQGEVLGLCGLLGSGRTELALSLFGITHPDSGEIYLEGKKVIIKDNTQAAKLGIAYVSEDRLTLGAVLPQSVSDNMVLSILNRLKTPWHVIDEKRQATLVQEWIQDLDIKVANPDNPLSTLSGGNQQKVVLAKWILTRPKVLILDAPTVGVDIGAKDSIYQLIHRLSGVGISVLLITDEASEAYYNCDRIFHMQRGKIINELLPADYTEQQLAEVING is encoded by the coding sequence ATGATGCCGCATATTGCAGAACGAAATGCCGGTGAACCGTTGGTGACGTTTAAGTCGCTAAGCAAAAGTTTTGGCGGTCATCGGGCATTAAAGAATATTGATCTCACGTTAAATAAAGGCGAAGTCCACTGTCTGGCCGGAGCGAACGGCTGTGGTAAAAGCACGCTGATAAAAACCCTGTGCGGTGTGTATATCCCGGATGCCGGTAGCGAAATTATTATTGATGATAAATCCTGGTCCAGACTCTCGCCGGATAAAGCCCGTGAGTTAGGCATTCAGGTTATTTATCAGGATCTGTCGTTATTCCCGAACCTCACGGTCGCGGAAAATATCGCCTTTGAAGAAAATCTCAAGGGCTATTTTGGCTGGCACCGCAAAGCCCGTCTTAAAGCGCTGGCGCTAAAAATTATCCACGAATTACATTTCTCCCTCGATCCGGACGCGCAGGTTCAGCATTTACCGATTGCCCAGCGCCAGCAGGTGGCGATTTGCCGCGCGCTGGTGGCCGATGCCCGGCTGGTGATTATGGATGAGCCTACGGCGTCGCTGACGCGTACTGAAGTTAACCAACTACTGCGCACGGTCAATTATCTGCGCGATAAAAATATCACCGTGGTGTTTGTCAGCCATCGTCTGGATGAAGTGAAAGAGATTTCCGACCGTATTACCGTGATCCGCGATGGCGAAATCATTGGCACCTGGGCGGCGAATTTACTAACCCCGTCGCGTATTACCGAACTGATGACCGGCAGAACGATTGTCCATCAGAAAAAGCTGCCGAACAGCGTGGAAGGAAAAGTGGTGCTGGAACTGAATAAGCTCAGTCGGAAAGGGCAGTTCGAGGATATTTCACTGAAGCTTCACCAGGGTGAAGTGCTGGGACTGTGCGGATTGTTAGGCTCAGGGCGAACAGAGCTGGCGTTAAGTCTTTTTGGCATTACCCATCCGGATAGCGGAGAGATTTATCTGGAAGGGAAAAAAGTCATCATCAAAGACAATACGCAGGCCGCGAAACTGGGCATTGCCTATGTCTCTGAAGACCGCCTGACGCTGGGCGCGGTGCTCCCGCAGTCGGTCAGCGACAATATGGTGCTTTCGATCCTTAACCGGTTAAAAACGCCGTGGCATGTTATTGACGAAAAACGGCAGGCTACCCTCGTTCAGGAGTGGATCCAGGATCTGGATATTAAAGTCGCCAATCCCGATAACCCGCTCTCGACGCTGTCCGGCGGCAACCAACAAAAAGTGGTGTTGGCAAAATGGATTTTAACCCGCCCCAAAGTCTTGATCCTCGATGCGCCGACCGTCGGCGTCGATATTGGCGCGAAAGACAGTATTTATCAGCTTATCCACCGCCTTTCCGGCGTCGGTATTTCCGTGCTGCTGATTACCGATGAAGCGTCAGAGGCGTATTACAACTGCGATCGTATTTTCCATATGCAGCGCGGGAAAATTATTAACGAGCTGTTGCCTGCGGACTATACCGAGCAGCAGCTGGCGGAGGTGATTAATGGCTAA